One part of the Eucalyptus grandis isolate ANBG69807.140 chromosome 10, ASM1654582v1, whole genome shotgun sequence genome encodes these proteins:
- the LOC104424120 gene encoding uncharacterized protein PHLOEM PROTEIN 2-LIKE A4 — translation MAGAASSKSFTGRYEYTLKKMAEISATRDAPDLSPPTHEEKAQISTSETGRPPLLSFAMLKRAMGVQIFSLDKNELSTRVYAGVLLKDEREQGEAKNGEDQEPPYTRKYWVDEKLNKNCWKILAKDLSIASDDKYWQWTEEEEPCYSGNKKVHVAELKRICWLEINGKCNTIMLYPRTKYEAEILVKIREGGRGWDAPVNLSLALLDGNKQERMERLEGLEKEKWHPISIGQFETTPKTVGKISFSLKQTDGKWKTKLCVKAIVLRPTT, via the exons ATGGCTGGAGCCGCAAGCAGCAAGAGTTTTACG GGTAGGTACGAATATACCTTGAAGAAGATGGCAGAGATTTCTGCAACAAGAGATGCGCCGGATTTGTCACCGCCGACACATGAAGAAAAGGCCCAAATCAGCACAAGTGAAACAGGAAGGCCTCCTCTCCTTTCCTTTGCGATGTTGAAAAGAGCGATGGGCGTCCAAATCTTCTCCCTCGACAAAAACGAGCTGAGCACTCGAGTCTATGCAGGAGTGCTTTTGAAGGACGAAAGGGAGCAAGGCGAGGCCAAAAATGGCGAGGATCAG GAACCGCCGTATACGCGCAAGTATTGGGTTGACGAGAAACTCAACAAGAACTGCTGGAAGATTCTGGCTAAAGACTTATCAATTGCTTCGGATGACAAATACTGGCAATGGACAGAAGAGGAGGAGCCATG CTACTCGGGCAACAAGAAAGTGCACGTCGCCGAGCTAAAAAGGATTTGCTGGCTAGAAATCAATGGGAAATGCAACACGATCATGCTCTATCCACGGACGAAGTACGAAGCCGAGATCCTCGTGAAGATAAGAGAAGGAGGCCGCGGATGGGATGCTCCAGTGAACCTCAGTCTCGCTCTCCTAGATGGAAACAAGCAGGAACGCATGGAAAGATTGGAAGGactggaaaaggaaaagtggcATCCAATTAGCATCGGCCAGTTCGAGACAACACCCAAAACCGTTGGCAAGATAAGCTTTTCGCTCAAGCAAACCGATGGGAAATGGAAAACCAAGCTTTGCGTCAAGGCCATTGTTTTGAGGCCAACAACATAG